One window of Athalia rosae chromosome 4, iyAthRosa1.1, whole genome shotgun sequence genomic DNA carries:
- the LOC105691171 gene encoding putative protein tag-52 isoform X2 — MNSPRTPQKTLSAELRSIINDRNILTTRTRMKVLSALDDINKESTLEREKNLRAQAVQEILMSEVTYLHQLELIMQGTQKSDQEMREFIMRQETRPEVGRKLSSLLIAPIQRIPRYRLLLKEVLQHTSPKDVDYRILQASLTEVEKAAVHINALVAEHEDMQKLLELQRHIHGSINLVKPGRKLIRQGTLMRVSRGGSASYRRHFVLLSDTLLYCKGDPDSSLTICCLLPLNKCSIQRVLSGGLFRVTCLQESLLLYSESGDSEEWIQSLQEAVKKYIECRQTLRKDSSSRRPLRKNKVNEFSSENITAGKRFKRKRSPAETTELEDPNVSAIIYVNRDREGEGNDNDEVDCFSMKRFKRQRTDNTGNKENKRISWMEKLIFKQPREDDVDKKSHSYLDSLYPLRHGTSDDVDDLQRPIQNPPASVVPCRRASKADKSRNELKRSMKTDLDLIEEVFEPPQPLTGRLEFCNNNADRHQSDSQQREWPSVRSVSQFIYGLGSSLRDLFKAK, encoded by the exons ATGAATTCACCACGAACACCTCAGAAGACGTTGAGTGCCGAGCTCAGAAGCATAATAAATGACAGGAACATTTTGACAACGAGGACAAGAATGAAAG TCTTGAGCGCATTAGATGACATAAACAAAGAGAGTACGCTTGAGAGGGAAAAGAATCTGAGAGCGCAAGCTGTTCAGGAAATTCTTATGTCTGAAGTAACTTATTTGCACCAGCTCGAGTTGATCATGCAG GGTACTCAAAAAAGTGATCAAGAGATGAGAGAGTTCATAATGAGACAAGAGACACGACCAGAGGTTGGCAGGAAGTTATCATCCCTGTTGATTGCTCCAATACAAAGAATACCCAGGTACAGACTTCTCCTGAAGGAAGTCCTGCAGCATACATCACCCAAAGACGTGGATTATAGGATATTACAAG CATCTCTGACCGAGGTTGAAAAGGCTGCTGTACACATTAACGCCTTAGTCGCTGAGCACGAAGATATGCAAAAGTTGTTGGAGTTACAGAGGCATATACATGGATCAATCAATCTGGTGAAACCAGGCAGAAAATTAATCAGGCAGGGAACACTGATGCGTGTTTCCCGAGGTGGTAGTGCTTCCTATCGCCGACATTTTGTGCTACTGAGCGATACTTTATTATATTGTAAAGGAGATCCTGACAGTTCATTGACAATATGTTGCTTATTACCATTGAACAAATGCTCCATACAGAGAGTTCTCAGTGGTGGGCTATTCAGAGTCACGTGTCTACAAGAAAGTTTACTACTATATTCAGAGAGTGGAGACAGTGAAGAGTGGATTCAATCGCTGCAGGAAGCTGTGAAAAAG TACATCGAGTGTCGGCAGACCCTGAGAAAAGACAGTAGCTCAAGGAGACCCCTTAGAAAAAATAAGGtcaatgaattttcttcggaaaACATAACTGCTGGTAAACGATTCAAGAGAAAACGGTCTCCGGCTGAAACAACTGAATTG GAGGATCCCAACGTCTCGGCAATAATATATGTGAATCGTGACCGAGAGGGCGAGGGGAATGATAACGATGAAGTGGACTGCTTTTCTATGAAAAGGTTCAAGAGACAGAGAACTGATAATACtggaaacaaagaaaacaagaGGATTTCTTGGATGGAAAAACTTATCTTCAAACAGCCCCGTGAGGACGATGTGGACAAAAAATCTCATTCTTATTTAGATTCTCTCTATCCATTGCGACATGGCACTTCCGATGATGTAGATGATCTGCAAAGA CCAATTCAGAACCCACCTGCCTCAGTAGTTCCATGCCGTAGGGCATCGAAAGCGGATAAAAGTAGAAATGAATTAAAGAGATCAATGAAAACTGATTTGGATTTGATTGAGGAAGTTTTCGAGCCACCTCAGCCCTTGACGGGGAGACTGGAGTTTTGCAACAACAATGCTGACCGTCATCAGTCTGACTCACAACAACGTGAATGGCCTTCCGTGAGAAGTGTTTCTCAATTCATTTATGGGCTTGGTTCATCTTTGAGAGATTTGTTCAAAGCAAAGTAG
- the LOC105691171 gene encoding putative protein tag-52 isoform X1 gives MNSPRTPQKTLSAELRSIINDRNILTTRTRMKVLSALDDINKESTLEREKNLRAQAVQEILMSEVTYLHQLELIMQFFMEPMIERKIMNHASYSTLFGNIETIYNVNGELLKELKQDPENVAKAFYKLAPFFKLYSVYAYDYKQALMLLQGTQKSDQEMREFIMRQETRPEVGRKLSSLLIAPIQRIPRYRLLLKEVLQHTSPKDVDYRILQASLTEVEKAAVHINALVAEHEDMQKLLELQRHIHGSINLVKPGRKLIRQGTLMRVSRGGSASYRRHFVLLSDTLLYCKGDPDSSLTICCLLPLNKCSIQRVLSGGLFRVTCLQESLLLYSESGDSEEWIQSLQEAVKKYIECRQTLRKDSSSRRPLRKNKVNEFSSENITAGKRFKRKRSPAETTELEDPNVSAIIYVNRDREGEGNDNDEVDCFSMKRFKRQRTDNTGNKENKRISWMEKLIFKQPREDDVDKKSHSYLDSLYPLRHGTSDDVDDLQRPIQNPPASVVPCRRASKADKSRNELKRSMKTDLDLIEEVFEPPQPLTGRLEFCNNNADRHQSDSQQREWPSVRSVSQFIYGLGSSLRDLFKAK, from the exons ATGAATTCACCACGAACACCTCAGAAGACGTTGAGTGCCGAGCTCAGAAGCATAATAAATGACAGGAACATTTTGACAACGAGGACAAGAATGAAAG TCTTGAGCGCATTAGATGACATAAACAAAGAGAGTACGCTTGAGAGGGAAAAGAATCTGAGAGCGCAAGCTGTTCAGGAAATTCTTATGTCTGAAGTAACTTATTTGCACCAGCTCGAGTTGATCATGCAG TTTTTTATGGAACCaatgattgaaagaaaaataatgaatcatGCATCGTACTCAACATTATTCGGAAACATTGAAACAATATATAACGTTAACGGAGAATTACTCAAAGAATTGAAACAAGACCCAGAAAATGTTGCTAAGGCGTTTTATAAGCTTGCACCCTTCTTTAAATTATATTCCGTTTATGCTTATGACTATAAACAGGCATTGATGCTGCTGCAG GGTACTCAAAAAAGTGATCAAGAGATGAGAGAGTTCATAATGAGACAAGAGACACGACCAGAGGTTGGCAGGAAGTTATCATCCCTGTTGATTGCTCCAATACAAAGAATACCCAGGTACAGACTTCTCCTGAAGGAAGTCCTGCAGCATACATCACCCAAAGACGTGGATTATAGGATATTACAAG CATCTCTGACCGAGGTTGAAAAGGCTGCTGTACACATTAACGCCTTAGTCGCTGAGCACGAAGATATGCAAAAGTTGTTGGAGTTACAGAGGCATATACATGGATCAATCAATCTGGTGAAACCAGGCAGAAAATTAATCAGGCAGGGAACACTGATGCGTGTTTCCCGAGGTGGTAGTGCTTCCTATCGCCGACATTTTGTGCTACTGAGCGATACTTTATTATATTGTAAAGGAGATCCTGACAGTTCATTGACAATATGTTGCTTATTACCATTGAACAAATGCTCCATACAGAGAGTTCTCAGTGGTGGGCTATTCAGAGTCACGTGTCTACAAGAAAGTTTACTACTATATTCAGAGAGTGGAGACAGTGAAGAGTGGATTCAATCGCTGCAGGAAGCTGTGAAAAAG TACATCGAGTGTCGGCAGACCCTGAGAAAAGACAGTAGCTCAAGGAGACCCCTTAGAAAAAATAAGGtcaatgaattttcttcggaaaACATAACTGCTGGTAAACGATTCAAGAGAAAACGGTCTCCGGCTGAAACAACTGAATTG GAGGATCCCAACGTCTCGGCAATAATATATGTGAATCGTGACCGAGAGGGCGAGGGGAATGATAACGATGAAGTGGACTGCTTTTCTATGAAAAGGTTCAAGAGACAGAGAACTGATAATACtggaaacaaagaaaacaagaGGATTTCTTGGATGGAAAAACTTATCTTCAAACAGCCCCGTGAGGACGATGTGGACAAAAAATCTCATTCTTATTTAGATTCTCTCTATCCATTGCGACATGGCACTTCCGATGATGTAGATGATCTGCAAAGA CCAATTCAGAACCCACCTGCCTCAGTAGTTCCATGCCGTAGGGCATCGAAAGCGGATAAAAGTAGAAATGAATTAAAGAGATCAATGAAAACTGATTTGGATTTGATTGAGGAAGTTTTCGAGCCACCTCAGCCCTTGACGGGGAGACTGGAGTTTTGCAACAACAATGCTGACCGTCATCAGTCTGACTCACAACAACGTGAATGGCCTTCCGTGAGAAGTGTTTCTCAATTCATTTATGGGCTTGGTTCATCTTTGAGAGATTTGTTCAAAGCAAAGTAG